Proteins found in one Bacteroidota bacterium genomic segment:
- a CDS encoding ribonuclease HII, giving the protein MAGLDFKTERIYWDRGARFLAGVDEAGRGPLAGPVVAAAVIANPGAWIEGIDDSKKLSPSRREELFELITHGAISVGVGVVPHTEIDRVNILKATMQAMAGAVSQLDPAPDHLLVDGPRYDGGRVPFTPLIGGDAMCYSIAAASIVAKVTRDRIMTECDRAYPGYGFAKHKGYGTPEHLDAIRTLGPCEIHRRSFRMPAFGAPGEWRER; this is encoded by the coding sequence ATGGCCGGGCTCGATTTCAAGACGGAACGCATTTATTGGGACCGGGGAGCCCGTTTCCTGGCGGGAGTCGACGAGGCGGGGCGCGGCCCGCTCGCGGGACCTGTCGTCGCCGCCGCCGTCATCGCAAATCCCGGCGCCTGGATCGAGGGCATCGACGATTCGAAGAAGCTGTCGCCGTCGCGCCGCGAGGAGCTCTTTGAACTGATCACCCACGGAGCGATCAGCGTGGGCGTCGGGGTCGTCCCCCACACGGAGATCGATCGTGTGAATATTCTAAAGGCGACGATGCAAGCGATGGCGGGAGCGGTTTCACAGCTCGACCCGGCTCCGGACCACCTCCTGGTCGACGGCCCCAGGTATGACGGAGGCCGGGTGCCCTTCACGCCGCTCATCGGAGGCGATGCGATGTGCTATTCCATCGCCGCAGCCTCGATCGTCGCCAAGGTGACGCGCGACAGGATCATGACGGAGTGCGACCGCGCCTACCCCGGCTATGGATTCGCGAAACACAAAGGATACGGGACGCCGGAGCACCTCGACGCGATCCGGACGCTCGGCCCGTGCGAGATCCACCGCCGGAGTTTCCGGATGCCCGCGTTCGGCGCCCCCGGTGAATGGAGGGAGAGGTGA
- the rimO gene encoding 30S ribosomal protein S12 methylthiotransferase RimO has translation MDGKKRKINIVTLGCSKNVVDSEELMSQLRHNGLELTSETGETDTAIINTCGFIEAAKQESIDSILEAVELKKSGVIRKVVVMGCLSERYADELRREIPEVDVFVGANKIDQAVRAAGGDYKHELLGERMLTTPRHFAYLKISEGCDRPCSFCAIPLMRGAHKSKPRERVLLEAQRLAALGVKEIVLIAQDSTYYGLDLYGKRTLAGLLDSIAGVKGIEWIRLLYAFPAGFPADVLECFNAHPNICRSLDIPIQHISDPVLSSMRRGISTLKLRELLAGIRSAVPGIALRTTLIVGYPAEGEREFEELLEFVREGHFDRMGVFTYSQEEGTTAHPLGDPVPQSVKEARRDAVMEAQREISRERNERLVGRTLKVLIDSAEGGTAAGRTEWDAPEVDNEVIVEDAAGFSAGEFYDVTIVGSEAYDLFAVPGGKA, from the coding sequence ATGGACGGAAAGAAGCGGAAAATCAATATCGTCACCCTCGGGTGCTCCAAGAACGTCGTCGACTCCGAAGAGCTGATGAGCCAGCTCAGGCACAACGGGCTGGAGTTGACCTCGGAGACCGGGGAGACCGACACCGCCATCATCAACACCTGCGGGTTCATCGAGGCGGCCAAACAGGAATCGATCGACTCGATCCTCGAGGCCGTCGAACTCAAGAAGTCCGGAGTCATCCGGAAGGTGGTCGTCATGGGCTGCCTCTCGGAGCGGTACGCGGACGAACTCCGGAGGGAAATCCCGGAGGTGGACGTCTTTGTCGGCGCGAACAAGATCGACCAGGCCGTCCGGGCGGCCGGGGGGGACTACAAGCACGAGCTGCTCGGGGAACGGATGCTCACGACTCCGAGGCATTTTGCCTACCTGAAAATCTCCGAGGGATGCGACCGGCCCTGTTCTTTTTGCGCGATCCCGCTGATGCGGGGGGCCCACAAGAGCAAGCCCCGGGAGCGCGTCCTGCTCGAAGCTCAGCGCCTCGCCGCTCTCGGCGTGAAGGAAATCGTCCTCATCGCCCAGGACAGCACGTACTATGGGCTCGATCTCTACGGCAAACGAACTCTTGCCGGCCTCCTCGACAGCATCGCGGGGGTAAAAGGGATAGAATGGATCCGGCTTCTCTATGCGTTCCCGGCAGGTTTCCCGGCCGACGTGCTCGAGTGCTTCAACGCGCATCCGAACATTTGCCGCTCTCTCGACATCCCCATCCAGCACATCTCCGATCCGGTCCTCAGTTCCATGAGGCGGGGGATCTCCACCCTGAAGCTGCGGGAACTGCTCGCCGGGATCCGCTCCGCGGTCCCCGGCATCGCGCTCCGCACCACCCTCATCGTCGGGTATCCGGCGGAAGGGGAGAGGGAGTTTGAAGAGCTTCTGGAGTTTGTGCGCGAAGGGCATTTCGACAGGATGGGAGTTTTCACCTATTCACAGGAGGAAGGGACCACCGCCCACCCGCTGGGCGATCCGGTTCCGCAGAGCGTGAAGGAAGCGCGGCGCGATGCGGTCATGGAAGCCCAGCGCGAAATATCCCGCGAGCGAAACGAACGTCTCGTCGGACGGACATTGAAAGTGCTCATCGACTCGGCAGAGGGAGGCACGGCGGCCGGACGGACCGAGTGGGACGCGCCGGAGGTCGACAATGAGGTGATCGTGGAGGATGCGGCCGGGTTCTCCGCGGGAGAATTCTACGACGTCACGATTGTCGGCTCGGAGGCCTATGACCTGTTTGCTGTGCCCGGCGGCAAGGCGTGA
- a CDS encoding BamA/TamA family outer membrane protein, producing MRWLLALGCLLIHPPARAGNPAGDSARDSARESGSEQIRIASLSCSGNALISTPQILKGFSTHAGGILDPGLLERDIDALLSMYDRNGRPFAKVEIGEISLASDSANGGMDVSLLIDEGPPVTIDEITVTGNRETKDRVIVRETGVRLHEPYDEEKVNRIRTRLNRLGIFSSVSSPELYVLQAPGHAPGGSTAPSPAGAGLLIKVEEGNANTFDGILGYAPGAKQGEAGAFSGLVTVSMHNLFGTARKLDVHWQRDNSESQEIALQYVEPWILDQPVSLAAGFRQRQQDSSYVARGVEFKADLLLTGSLSVGGVFSHSAVIPSSTAALQSVSDSRTVTAGLDVRFDSRDDPASPSSGALYRTGYRIGNKRVFSLPALSAPPPRGGTVQTVSVDADLYAETASRQVAAIGLHGRQITADRVELSDLYRFGGTNTLRGYRENEFLGSRIAWMNAEYRFILARRTFVYGFLDAGYYYLPADVSAPGPAITPEERPASQKLKYGYGVGVRLATALGSIGVSIAFGEGDSFGEGKLHFGLANEF from the coding sequence ATGCGCTGGCTTCTCGCTCTCGGCTGTCTGCTGATCCACCCCCCGGCCCGTGCCGGCAATCCCGCCGGGGATTCGGCCAGGGATTCCGCCAGGGAGTCCGGTAGCGAACAGATCCGGATTGCGAGCCTGAGCTGCTCGGGCAATGCCCTGATTTCCACCCCCCAGATACTGAAGGGATTCTCCACGCACGCAGGCGGCATCCTCGATCCTGGACTCCTCGAGCGCGATATCGACGCCCTTCTTTCCATGTATGACCGGAACGGCCGCCCCTTCGCAAAAGTCGAAATCGGGGAGATCTCCCTCGCGTCCGACAGCGCTAACGGCGGGATGGACGTAAGCCTCCTCATCGACGAAGGACCCCCGGTGACGATCGATGAGATTACCGTGACCGGCAACCGCGAAACGAAGGACCGGGTCATCGTCCGGGAGACCGGCGTCCGGTTGCATGAGCCGTACGATGAAGAAAAAGTGAACCGGATCCGGACGCGCCTGAACCGCCTCGGAATTTTTTCGAGCGTCAGCAGCCCCGAGCTCTATGTGCTTCAGGCACCGGGGCACGCCCCCGGAGGCTCCACCGCCCCATCCCCGGCCGGGGCCGGACTTCTGATCAAGGTGGAAGAGGGAAACGCCAATACGTTCGACGGGATTCTCGGGTATGCGCCGGGCGCGAAGCAGGGGGAGGCAGGAGCTTTCTCAGGGCTTGTCACCGTCTCCATGCACAACCTCTTCGGCACGGCCCGGAAGCTCGACGTCCACTGGCAGAGGGATAACTCGGAGAGCCAGGAGATCGCGCTCCAGTATGTCGAGCCCTGGATTCTCGATCAGCCCGTCAGCCTCGCCGCGGGGTTCAGACAGCGGCAGCAGGATAGCTCCTACGTCGCGCGGGGCGTGGAGTTCAAAGCCGATTTGCTGCTGACAGGGTCGCTCTCGGTCGGGGGCGTGTTCAGTCATTCCGCCGTCATCCCGTCGAGCACCGCGGCGCTCCAGAGCGTTTCGGACAGCCGCACCGTCACCGCGGGCCTCGACGTCCGGTTCGATTCGCGTGACGATCCGGCAAGCCCGTCCTCCGGCGCCCTCTATCGCACCGGTTACCGGATCGGGAACAAGAGAGTGTTCAGCCTGCCCGCGCTGTCGGCGCCCCCTCCCAGGGGCGGCACCGTGCAGACGGTGAGCGTGGACGCCGACCTCTACGCGGAGACGGCTTCGAGGCAGGTAGCGGCGATCGGACTGCACGGCCGCCAGATCACGGCCGACCGGGTGGAGCTGAGCGATCTCTACCGGTTCGGCGGAACGAACACCCTGCGCGGATACCGTGAGAATGAGTTTCTGGGATCGCGGATCGCCTGGATGAACGCGGAGTACCGGTTCATTCTCGCCCGGAGGACGTTTGTCTACGGCTTTCTGGATGCGGGGTACTATTACCTCCCCGCCGACGTCTCCGCTCCCGGCCCCGCGATTACCCCCGAAGAACGCCCCGCGTCTCAAAAACTCAAGTACGGTTACGGCGTCGGAGTACGCCTTGCCACGGCGCTCGGATCGATCGGGGTGAGCATCGCGTTCGGCGAGGGAGATTCGTTCGGCGAAGGGAAGCTCCATTTCGGATTGGCAAACGAATTCTGA
- a CDS encoding DUF3108 domain-containing protein, translated as MTEGRRLPAGLLILAGLACFIGAAGPGVPQPVNVEPDPAADTLRRIHNRAFAAGEELHFDVNYLGVTAGEASLTVSDTVYQGKKCYSVVFRLKSKPFFDMFYQVEDRYNSVIDAEGLFPWRFEQHLREGGYRKDFKAEFDQVRHVAKTTEGTRAIPPYVQDMMSALYFSRSVDYSRFKAGEKIHLQNFYKDSTYELDVRFRGRQEIEVEAGKFKCIVIEPMAHEGGLFRSEGRLYVWLTDDERKMPVRVSTKIAIGSVDSELLRYRGINGRIDSKIEDD; from the coding sequence ATGACTGAGGGCCGACGGCTCCCGGCCGGACTTCTTATTCTGGCGGGCCTGGCATGCTTCATCGGCGCCGCGGGTCCGGGCGTGCCGCAGCCGGTGAACGTAGAGCCGGATCCCGCAGCCGACACGCTGCGCCGCATCCATAACCGGGCCTTCGCGGCCGGCGAGGAGCTGCACTTCGACGTGAACTATCTCGGCGTGACGGCGGGGGAGGCATCCCTTACGGTCTCCGACACGGTCTATCAGGGAAAGAAGTGCTACAGCGTGGTGTTCAGGCTCAAGTCAAAACCGTTCTTCGACATGTTTTACCAGGTGGAGGACAGGTACAATTCGGTCATCGACGCGGAAGGGCTCTTTCCCTGGCGGTTCGAACAACATCTCCGCGAGGGGGGGTACCGGAAGGATTTCAAGGCCGAGTTCGATCAGGTTCGCCACGTCGCAAAGACGACCGAAGGAACGCGTGCGATCCCTCCGTACGTCCAGGACATGATGTCGGCCTTATACTTTTCGCGCTCCGTCGATTACAGCCGCTTCAAAGCGGGGGAGAAGATCCACCTGCAGAATTTCTACAAGGATTCCACCTACGAGCTCGACGTCAGGTTCCGGGGCCGGCAGGAAATCGAGGTGGAAGCGGGAAAGTTCAAGTGCATCGTGATCGAGCCGATGGCCCACGAAGGGGGATTGTTCCGGAGCGAAGGGAGGCTCTATGTATGGCTTACGGACGACGAGCGGAAAATGCCAGTGAGGGTGAGCACCAAGATCGCAATCGGCTCCGTCGATTCGGAGCTTCTCAGGTACAGGGGGATCAACGGTCGGATCGATTCAAAAATTGAGGACGATTAG
- a CDS encoding GWxTD domain-containing protein translates to MKRRNAQLGAALRLALRVALPSAALLLGRCPVRAQDDAAAFQLPDLPLLYFDLLCFAGDQTKQSRLDAYVEVPYEDLHFSRDNDVFYSSYDVTVDVTDSLNKLVTEKIWTEKVETKEYEETISPHAGNLSQKSFLLPPGTYNVTIQVSDNDTKKTTRGQRKVTVRDFANPPFCMSDIMLVNRLGTDKDKKVVYPNISGNVANLSDGFYLFFELYDRVGADSARIVVNIGNARGDTVQRDTSAQHVGGERKPLFVKVDGSRLGAGEYTVESVVTPLGGTGGGRTPLPRAAALRAFTIHWRGVPVSITDLDLAIDELQYITDKDKIDEMKKSTPAEKREMFREFWKKKDPTPGTERNELMEEYYNRVAYANKHFSHYVDGWKTDMGMVYIIFGPASNIERHPFDIDAKPYEVWTYYELNREFIFIDATGFGDYRLQTPIWDVWRTRPR, encoded by the coding sequence GTGAAGCGTAGGAACGCTCAGCTCGGCGCCGCGCTCCGGCTGGCGCTCCGCGTCGCGCTTCCGTCGGCTGCGCTCCTGCTGGGGCGGTGCCCGGTCCGGGCGCAGGACGATGCGGCCGCCTTTCAGCTTCCCGATCTCCCCCTGCTCTATTTCGATCTCCTCTGCTTCGCCGGGGACCAGACGAAACAGAGCCGTCTCGACGCCTACGTGGAAGTGCCGTACGAGGACCTTCACTTCTCGCGCGACAACGACGTCTTTTACAGCTCGTACGACGTGACGGTCGACGTGACCGACTCGCTCAACAAGCTGGTCACCGAAAAGATCTGGACCGAAAAGGTCGAGACAAAAGAATATGAAGAGACGATCTCCCCCCATGCGGGCAACCTGAGCCAGAAGTCGTTCCTCCTCCCGCCCGGGACGTACAACGTGACGATCCAGGTGAGCGATAACGACACGAAGAAGACTACGCGGGGGCAGCGAAAGGTGACGGTCCGGGATTTCGCGAATCCGCCATTCTGCATGAGCGACATCATGCTGGTCAACCGGCTCGGCACGGACAAGGACAAAAAAGTCGTCTATCCCAATATCTCCGGGAACGTCGCCAACCTGAGCGACGGGTTCTACCTCTTCTTTGAACTGTATGACCGCGTCGGGGCGGACTCCGCGCGGATCGTCGTCAACATCGGAAACGCCCGGGGCGATACCGTCCAGCGGGACACGTCGGCCCAGCACGTCGGGGGAGAGCGGAAACCGCTGTTCGTGAAGGTCGACGGTTCCCGGTTGGGCGCGGGTGAGTACACGGTCGAATCCGTGGTCACGCCTCTCGGTGGAACGGGGGGCGGACGAACGCCTCTTCCCCGCGCCGCCGCCCTTCGCGCCTTCACGATCCACTGGAGGGGAGTCCCCGTTTCGATCACCGACCTCGATCTGGCGATCGACGAGCTCCAGTACATCACCGACAAGGACAAGATCGACGAGATGAAGAAATCGACCCCCGCGGAGAAGAGGGAGATGTTCCGCGAGTTTTGGAAGAAAAAGGATCCGACTCCGGGGACCGAGCGGAACGAACTGATGGAAGAGTATTACAACCGGGTCGCGTATGCCAACAAGCACTTCAGCCATTACGTCGACGGCTGGAAGACGGACATGGGGATGGTGTACATCATCTTCGGCCCGGCGAGCAACATCGAGAGGCATCCGTTCGACATCGACGCGAAGCCGTACGAGGTCTGGACCTACTACGAACTGAATCGTGAGTTCATATTCATCGACGCAACAGGGTTCGGCGACTACCGGCTCCAGACGCCGATCTGGGATGTGTGGCGGACGCGGCCGCGCTAA
- a CDS encoding YraN family protein, with product MIGSKARGTEGEDLAAVYLERQGYRIRNRNYRFGRGEIDIVAEDGETLVFVEVKARRSDSYGAPEEAVTVHKRRQIRKIAGGYLFEKRISDRECRFDVIAVEYVGGKPVLRHIQHAF from the coding sequence GTGATCGGCTCGAAGGCGAGGGGAACAGAAGGAGAGGACCTGGCGGCGGTCTACCTCGAGCGTCAAGGCTACAGGATCCGCAACCGGAATTACAGATTCGGCAGGGGAGAAATCGATATTGTCGCCGAGGATGGCGAAACGCTCGTCTTCGTCGAGGTGAAGGCCCGCCGGTCGGACTCGTACGGCGCTCCGGAGGAGGCGGTGACGGTTCATAAGCGCCGCCAGATCAGGAAGATCGCCGGGGGGTACCTCTTCGAGAAGAGAATCAGCGACCGTGAGTGCAGGTTCGACGTCATCGCCGTCGAGTATGTGGGCGGCAAGCCCGTTCTCCGTCACATTCAGCACGCATTCTGA
- a CDS encoding phosphatidate cytidylyltransferase, with translation MTNLKLRVLTAIVAIPVIVLLCMAGGLWFFLFVALISTLALSEFYAIAAAKGAKPIAATGIVLGFLINLSFYHAKLRTGLAGLAESAGFSFPFPSQAQLLLIILLLAVAGLSLIELFRNQGSPVLNLSVTLFGLLYISLFFGTLIGIREVFVPLDFPMLRFFASESSFTDPETIERVYRWGGSTVLSVLATIWICDSAAFHVGSAFGRHKLYPRVSPNKSWEGAAAGFVAAVGASLAAKYLVLGYLTAGSAVVIGALVGVFGQLGDLIESLFKRDAGVKDSSALIPGHGGVFDRFDSLLLVAPLVYLYLDFILFS, from the coding sequence GTGACCAACCTGAAACTTCGCGTGCTGACGGCGATCGTGGCCATTCCCGTCATCGTCCTCCTCTGCATGGCGGGAGGGCTCTGGTTCTTCCTGTTTGTCGCGCTCATTTCCACGCTCGCGCTTTCCGAATTCTATGCGATCGCCGCGGCGAAGGGGGCGAAGCCGATCGCCGCGACCGGCATCGTCCTGGGGTTTCTCATCAATCTCTCGTTCTATCATGCGAAGCTCCGGACCGGCCTCGCAGGGCTCGCCGAGTCGGCGGGGTTCTCGTTCCCGTTCCCGTCGCAGGCCCAGTTGCTCCTCATTATCCTGCTGCTCGCAGTTGCCGGGCTGAGCCTCATCGAGCTCTTCCGGAACCAGGGGTCTCCGGTGCTCAACCTTTCGGTGACGCTCTTCGGGCTCCTCTATATTTCCCTCTTTTTCGGCACATTGATCGGCATCCGGGAGGTCTTCGTGCCGCTCGATTTCCCGATGCTCCGGTTTTTTGCGAGCGAATCGAGCTTCACCGATCCGGAGACGATCGAGAGGGTCTACCGCTGGGGAGGCTCCACCGTGCTCTCGGTGCTGGCGACCATCTGGATCTGCGACAGCGCGGCGTTCCACGTCGGCTCCGCGTTCGGGCGCCACAAGCTCTATCCCCGCGTCAGCCCGAACAAGAGCTGGGAGGGGGCGGCAGCCGGTTTCGTTGCGGCCGTCGGGGCCTCGCTCGCCGCGAAGTATCTCGTCCTCGGCTATCTGACGGCGGGCAGCGCGGTCGTCATCGGAGCTCTCGTGGGCGTCTTCGGGCAGCTCGGCGACCTGATCGAATCCCTCTTTAAACGGGACGCGGGGGTCAAGGATTCCTCGGCACTCATCCCCGGGCACGGCGGCGTGTTCGACCGGTTCGACAGTTTGCTTTTGGTAGCCCCCCTTGTGTATCTTTATCTGGACTTCATCCTTTTTAGTTGA
- a CDS encoding CPBP family intramembrane glutamic endopeptidase, with the protein MFAVVSLGIIFFTYQIIGGALTLLIFGAEPGAGNIAGYRLATALGELLLVLGPTLLLVRFATLSPRWFLRLNVPDVRTILVPIIGIFSLQEMLQIYLVVQEKIPLPEELQKIVRELSQLMEKLLNLLVGSNSVPELLWVVVVLALVPALVEELLFRGLIQRSFERHMGPVRAIVLTGILFGAFHLNPFNFVPLAALGMYLGFVAYRANSIWSSVSAHFFNNAIACVASYLHMDQDSVVVGDPERLSPGILLATFWFFGVIFLLTTFYLIRITAPRAGDHLEEEREPAE; encoded by the coding sequence GTGTTCGCCGTCGTCTCGCTGGGGATCATTTTTTTCACCTACCAAATCATCGGCGGGGCGCTCACGCTCCTGATCTTCGGCGCCGAACCGGGCGCCGGAAATATCGCGGGTTACAGGCTGGCCACTGCGCTCGGAGAACTCCTGCTGGTGCTCGGCCCGACGCTCCTCCTGGTCCGGTTTGCGACACTTTCGCCCCGGTGGTTCCTCCGTCTCAACGTGCCGGACGTGCGCACGATCCTGGTGCCCATCATCGGCATCTTCTCCCTCCAGGAGATGCTCCAGATCTATCTCGTCGTGCAGGAGAAGATCCCGCTCCCCGAAGAGCTTCAGAAGATCGTCCGGGAATTGTCCCAGCTGATGGAGAAGCTCCTGAACCTGCTCGTCGGCTCGAATTCGGTGCCGGAACTCCTCTGGGTGGTCGTCGTCCTCGCGCTTGTGCCCGCGCTGGTCGAAGAGCTTCTCTTCCGGGGCCTGATCCAGCGATCGTTCGAACGTCATATGGGGCCCGTTCGGGCAATCGTCCTCACGGGCATTCTCTTCGGCGCGTTTCACCTGAACCCGTTCAATTTCGTTCCCCTTGCGGCCCTCGGCATGTACCTGGGCTTCGTCGCCTACCGGGCGAACAGCATCTGGTCCTCCGTCTCGGCCCATTTTTTCAACAACGCGATCGCGTGCGTTGCGAGTTATCTCCACATGGACCAGGATTCCGTTGTGGTGGGAGACCCCGAACGGCTCTCCCCCGGGATCCTTCTTGCGACCTTCTGGTTTTTTGGCGTGATCTTTCTCCTGACCACCTTTTACCTGATCCGCATCACCGCCCCCCGCGCGGGCGATCACCTTGAAGAAGAAAGGGAACCGGCAGAGTGA
- a CDS encoding carbon starvation protein A: MNALPLILAALCIMAIAYRYYSAFIAARILSLDDKRVTPAHTLNDGQNYHPTNRWVLFGHHFAAISGAGPLIGPVLAAQFGYLPGFLWLVIGVCLGGAVHDFVILAASIRRRGRSLADIARHEISPLAGTIGSIAILIIVVIALAGLGLAVVNALMESSWGTFTISLTIPVALLTGLWMYRIRPGKIAEASVAGAIGMIAAVLLGSLIPGSALAPYFTLSRGGIIAAIAAYGFVASILPVWLLLCPRDYLSSYMKVGTIAALVIGVVIVHPDLKMPAISEFAHGGGPIIPGKLFPFVFITIACGAISGFHALVSSGTTPKMLDKETDSRMIGYGAMLTEGLVGVVALIAASSLYPGDYFAINLSPAKFSALGIPAQNLAELSAQVGETIAGRPGGAVSLAVGFAQIFTGIPGMRGLMSYWYHFAIMFEALFILTTIDTGTRVARFLVQEFAGRIWKPLEKSDWMPGTILSSGLVVAGWAYFIQTGSISTIWPMFGIANQLLAGVALAVASSAIINAGKVRYVWVTLVPMLFVTTTTLVAGWESITDNFLPMVSVGSTAAQGEVDLVLTAVMMACACVILVEAFRRWYRVLAKGEYIVEGMPVRAGDPAHPPPDYGCC; this comes from the coding sequence ATGAACGCGCTTCCGTTGATTCTCGCTGCGCTCTGCATCATGGCGATCGCCTACAGGTATTACAGCGCCTTCATCGCGGCGAGGATCCTCTCGCTCGACGACAAGCGCGTTACTCCCGCCCACACGCTCAACGACGGACAGAACTATCATCCCACGAACAGGTGGGTCCTGTTCGGCCACCATTTCGCCGCCATCTCCGGGGCCGGCCCTCTCATCGGCCCCGTGCTTGCCGCGCAGTTCGGCTACCTGCCCGGATTCCTCTGGCTCGTGATCGGAGTCTGCCTCGGGGGCGCCGTCCACGATTTCGTAATCCTTGCGGCCTCCATCCGGCGGAGGGGGAGATCGCTCGCCGACATCGCCCGCCATGAGATCAGCCCGCTCGCCGGGACGATCGGTTCGATCGCGATCCTGATCATTGTGGTGATCGCCCTGGCGGGCCTCGGGCTCGCGGTCGTCAATGCGCTGATGGAAAGCTCCTGGGGGACCTTCACGATTTCGCTGACGATTCCGGTCGCGCTCCTCACAGGCCTCTGGATGTACCGCATCCGGCCGGGGAAAATCGCGGAGGCGAGCGTCGCCGGCGCGATCGGCATGATCGCCGCGGTCCTCCTCGGGAGCCTGATTCCGGGCTCGGCTCTCGCGCCCTACTTCACGCTCTCCCGCGGGGGCATCATCGCGGCGATCGCCGCCTACGGTTTTGTCGCGTCGATCCTCCCGGTCTGGCTGCTCCTCTGCCCGCGCGACTACCTCAGTTCGTACATGAAAGTCGGCACGATCGCGGCGCTCGTCATCGGGGTCGTCATCGTGCATCCGGATCTCAAGATGCCCGCGATATCGGAGTTCGCTCACGGAGGCGGCCCGATCATTCCGGGAAAGCTCTTTCCCTTCGTCTTCATCACGATCGCCTGCGGCGCGATTTCGGGGTTCCATGCGCTCGTCTCCTCGGGAACGACGCCCAAGATGCTCGACAAGGAAACCGACAGCAGGATGATCGGGTACGGGGCGATGCTCACCGAGGGGCTGGTGGGGGTGGTGGCGCTGATCGCGGCAAGCTCCCTCTACCCGGGCGACTATTTTGCGATCAATCTTTCGCCGGCGAAATTCTCCGCTCTCGGAATTCCGGCGCAAAACCTCGCGGAACTATCCGCGCAGGTCGGGGAGACGATCGCCGGGAGGCCGGGCGGCGCCGTCTCGCTTGCGGTGGGGTTCGCCCAGATCTTCACCGGGATTCCCGGGATGCGCGGGCTGATGTCGTACTGGTATCACTTCGCGATCATGTTCGAGGCCCTCTTTATCCTCACGACGATCGACACCGGCACGCGGGTCGCGAGGTTCCTCGTTCAGGAGTTTGCCGGACGCATCTGGAAGCCTCTCGAGAAGTCGGATTGGATGCCCGGGACGATTCTCTCTTCGGGCCTCGTGGTGGCGGGCTGGGCGTACTTTATACAGACCGGGAGCATCAGCACGATCTGGCCGATGTTTGGAATCGCCAACCAGCTCCTCGCAGGGGTCGCCCTCGCCGTCGCCTCGAGCGCCATTATCAACGCGGGAAAGGTCCGGTACGTCTGGGTGACGCTCGTGCCGATGCTCTTTGTCACGACGACGACGCTGGTGGCGGGCTGGGAGAGCATCACCGACAATTTCCTGCCGATGGTTTCCGTCGGGTCTACCGCCGCGCAGGGGGAGGTCGACCTGGTCCTCACAGCGGTGATGATGGCTTGCGCGTGCGTGATTCTCGTGGAGGCGTTCCGGCGCTGGTACCGGGTCCTGGCCAAAGGAGAGTACATCGTGGAGGGGATGCCGGTGAGGGCGGGAGATCCGGCCCATCCGCCGCCGGACTACGGTTGCTGCTGA